TCGTACGAATTCAGAATCTCAATAAGGCCACTGCGGCTTTCAATTATTTCGACGGATCTATTGAAGACCGGCACTCTGTCAACAATGGCGACCTCTTGTTTGCATGGTCGGGAACCCCAGGGACGTCGTTCGGAGCCCACTTGTGGGACGGCGGTCCCGCCGTGTTGAATCAGCATATCTTTCGGATGGACTTCGATCGAAATCTCATCGACCCTATATTTTTCAAGCATGCAATCAACGAAACGTTGGACGAGCTTATCGGCCAAGCTCATGGCGGTGTTGGTCTCAAGCACGTCACGAAAGGTACTTTTCAGAAGACGAGGGTCAGCCTTCCCCCTACGAATGAACAGCGTCGAATTGCAGCAGCGATTGAGGCCTCCCAAGAGAAGGCCCTGATAGCTCGGACCAGCATTCGGGACGCGCTCGCGGCGAGTGATGAATACAAGGAGGCTGTTCTCAGAAGGGCGTTCGAGGAAAACCCCCGCCACGGCGGACGAAGTCCGGATTACATGCAATTGATCGACCTCGTGGACGAAGGCCCTACGAACGGCTGGTCTCCTAAAACCGGCCCTGACGCCGCTGGACCTCTAGCTCTGCGACTTACCGCGACGACATCGGGATATCTCAGGCTCGACGAGGCCGCAGTGAAGCGCGTTTATGAGCGACCCACCGACGACTCGCGATATTGGTTGAAACCCGGTGATCTTTTGGTTCAGCGTGCAAATGCCCTTGAGCATCTGGGTGCCGCTGCGATTTTTGACGGCCCAGAACTGACCTATATCTACCCAGATCTCATGATGCGTTTGCGGGTAACCGACCCGGCTCAGCGCCGATATCTTTGGCGCTACCTCAACGGCGCTACCGCGCGTCGCTATATCCGTGAACACGCCACCGGCACTGCCGGAAACATGCCCAAGATAAGCGGCAAAGTTCTTCGCAGATTGCCTATCCCAATCCCCCCAGCTCGGGATTTTCAAAGAGTTGCAGACTTCATCGACCGAGAATTTGCTTTGATCGACGCTCTGCGACAGACGGTGAACGAGGCCCTTGAGGCATTGGAACATCTTGAAAAGGCTATTCTGGCTAAAGCATTTCGTGGCGAACTCGCGCGACCCTCACCGAACGACGAGCCTGCGGACATTCTGCTTGAGCGGATTAAACAAGCTCAAAACTCCAAGACTTCACCGCGCCATCGGCGTGCCTTAGCGCCGGAGACCACAACGCGCATGACCAAAAGAGGACCTCTTATGGCTGAGAAAAGGAGAGCAGACGTCGCACCCGACTATCTCAAACTTACCCTTGTGGACATGGGGGGCGCGGCTTCAGCGAAGGAGCTTTGGCGCAAAAGCGAAATGGTGATCGACGAGTTCTATAAGCAGTTGCGTTCTGAGATGGGGCGGGGAGACGTAGCTATCGGGCGCACCGAAGACGAATTGGTAGCCCAAGATGCGGCTTGATTGGCTGAAGATTGGTCAATTTAAGAACCTCATTGACATCGAAATAAACTTCGATGAAGGCGAGCTATCGACCGTCATCGTTGGAGAAAACGGCACCGGTAAGTCGAACGTAATAGAGGCATTGGTTACTATATTTCGTGACTTGGACCTTGGAGAGCAGACATCATTCGCATACGCTTTAGCATATAACTGCCACGGGCACCGGATTGAGATCGATAACTCGACCGATGGAAGTGCGTTTTCTGTTACGGTTGACGGGAAACCAAAAACTCGATCTGCTTTTAAGGCGAAGAAGTCAACTTACCTTCCCGCGAATGTCTTCGGCTATTATTCTGGATCGAGCAGGCGTTTGGAATTGCTATTTGATAAACAT
The nucleotide sequence above comes from Celeribacter indicus. Encoded proteins:
- a CDS encoding restriction endonuclease subunit S: MASLPQHWATVPIGDICELINGRAFKPSEWSETGLPIVRIQNLNKATAAFNYFDGSIEDRHSVNNGDLLFAWSGTPGTSFGAHLWDGGPAVLNQHIFRMDFDRNLIDPIFFKHAINETLDELIGQAHGGVGLKHVTKGTFQKTRVSLPPTNEQRRIAAAIEASQEKALIARTSIRDALAASDEYKEAVLRRAFEENPRHGGRSPDYMQLIDLVDEGPTNGWSPKTGPDAAGPLALRLTATTSGYLRLDEAAVKRVYERPTDDSRYWLKPGDLLVQRANALEHLGAAAIFDGPELTYIYPDLMMRLRVTDPAQRRYLWRYLNGATARRYIREHATGTAGNMPKISGKVLRRLPIPIPPARDFQRVADFIDREFALIDALRQTVNEALEALEHLEKAILAKAFRGELARPSPNDEPADILLERIKQAQNSKTSPRHRRALAPETTTRMTKRGPLMAEKRRADVAPDYLKLTLVDMGGAASAKELWRKSEMVIDEFYKQLRSEMGRGDVAIGRTEDELVAQDAA